CttttgaagggaaaaaagaagTAGGGTAATTAAGGCAGGGTACCGGCAAACATACTAAAGAGAAAGTGCATGCGTACTGCTTTATATCATGGTTCCATTGTAGAAATATTCTTAGTAAGTAAGACTTCCTTTAtcctgaaaattgaaaaaggaatAAAGATGTTATAATGCCTATCGTTCataagaaaatataatatatagttctAAATTTGGCAGTAGTACTTTTGGAAACCTTAGTTCGAGAAATTTGGGAATGTTAGCTTAATAAAGCTCGGAATaactaatgcatacaattcctggaagcaactatatttttcaggACTTTTGGAAAACTTGAGTTTGATAAATATAGAAATGCTGCTTTTACTCGAAATTAAAGCTTGGAATCATATTCACACACGTCACTGAAGCAACTGTATTTCATGGCTTGACCAACTTAGCAAGCTCGGAATATATTTAATCTTCTACTATACTAGTATCGCATAGATTGCCCAAATTAGATTATAGATTTCATCcattaaatgaatttatattcgTCAAGATTTCTCAAGTTCTTGCTTAAACTTGAGCGCTTTAAGTAGGAGACATACATATACACACAAAATGTGTCATACAATACTTATTATTATccatttagattttttaaacGATATTAatactcaataaatattataagaactaCTTTATGTCTCtatctttttctcatttaatatcTCAAGTTGGAGCAATAATCCAAAgagatttttttggattttcattTATCAATATAATAATCAAtgctaaaaaattatgttactggCCGATTCCAATCGTGCAATTGGGTAAAGCGATTAAGGATGGCAAATTCATGATTAGTATTCTAGTGCTCAGCACAAGACAGGCACGTAATAATAATGCAAGGAAATTAGCATTACTGATGGAGATTAGATCTACTGTAATAATTAGTTGAGGAGTTCTCGATCATTATTTAGATACAAGTTTGAAATCATATGTCCACATATTTTATATCTGATCATACATAAGAAGTTTGATGAGGCCAAGACATTCTCACCCTTTATCAAAACTGCAatttaactacaaatatcatttcttaatataaaatgaTCATGATATGTAAATGACTTGATAAATTTACgagttttgttatgtacaaGTGAATTCGCTTATCgatctgcataccaatactgctacctttatatttaaaattcaaattgttCCTGTTTTAATTAAAATCTGACTTTCTGATAAATCATGTTGGATAGGTACACATATTGATGCGCAGAATCGTTTATGACAAGATTTTTCCTAAATTTATCAGGCAACACTAGTAAGGCTCACTTTATGTGTCTCTCGCTCCAAGCTTTACTATTCAGACTTCAAAATTCTAACTTCCTTGTAGAATACTCAATAGTACATTCATGGTACTACTGGGCCAGCTTGGAAACTTTAGCTCGAGGAATTTtgtatttcagaactaatttattaaaaatacaacGATGAACAGGAATCAAATCGAACTCGCTTTTGTAAAGCATTAACTTGTTTTACAATACTAGCTACTTGTTTATGAAGCGCTAGGCTGTACAAAGTGGAGGAACAGATCGAACTAATCTTCTAAAGCAGACAGGCTTGGTTTTTAATGTACAAATTCCAAGTTGTACTTAAAACCGGCCTTCCAATAAGCTATCTGTTCACCCTCCTCCTCCCTGCATCTTTATGCAGCAAGCACGCTTGGtacatgttttcttttttcaagaaaGGAGAAAACATGTTCCACGAGGAGTCTTGCTTGGtacatgttttcttttttcaagaaaGGAGAAAACAAGTTCCACGAGGAGTCTTGCTTGGTACATGATATTTGCTTTAACACCTTCTAGTTATGATTAATTCTATCCATCGTATAGTAGATCATCCTCCTTCAAGCCTGGTTTCAGATATATTAGCGCATAGTATTGTTGATCGATTATGAAAGTGGAAAACTCCATGCATCGATGCACAAATCTTCTTCACTAAGGTTTCTTTTTCgaggaaaagataaaaagatacAATGCGCTAACCGTTctaattaacataattacacgagaaataatactaaatatactACACATATCTTAATTCTTGATTTCATCTCaccttataaattaatatgacactttttattatttttgaattatcTCTTAATGTTTTGATCAAACAATTCGAAAGTTGATGGAGAATGCTAGTTTAGTATATAAAACTAGGTTTAGCTATATCCattgaaagaaaattaattctttctcaATTATGGTTGTGGAGAATGTAAAACAATTTTTGATCATGATTGGCACACTTACACAGTTTAAGGAAAatttattagtaaaatttaaaattgaaataaaatacgTCTAATACAACTTGTGtactttaaaaattatatcatgtgctaagaataatatatcattgaaatatataacataaagaCACTCATACACAtatatcaaacaaaaaatacaaagcGCTTAAAATTGTAACTTACATTATTTTAAGTAAACAAAATTATCAAGTATTGAATTTAAACCAAAATtcttagcgacttctttttcaaTATAGATAACTAAATTATTTCCTAGAAACTCATCCTCAATTTGTTGTGAAGtcttattttaacaattttcattGCTGAAATGCTCGTTAACTAGTTGTTGTAGATACTagatgagtaaaaaaaaaaaaaaaaggtcaaaacAAGATGAATCAATCTATCAATAAGATAGTATGTTTTTCTATTTCTCTATCTCTACCAATTTTCGACATAAGTCTGCAATGAATGATAAATTCTGAAACTTTGAATTAGTAAGTGCATCAACTTCAAAATACTTAAATTGAAACCTCAAActaattttctcattttcagaaaaatcaagaggataatatttcttcacaagaCAACATATATcattaatattaaaagatttaTAAGCATCATTTGGATCCAAAGCTAAGCTAAGTATCAAAAGTTCTATCACTACTTCACCAAATTTACTATCAATCTCTTGCAATTGAAGGCCTATAGTAGTATTAAATATGTCAAAATGTTAATGATGCTTTACTGTAATGTGATCTCATTGGTGACAACCATGACCTTCTATATAACAAGTGTCCAAATTTGGAATATCAATATCAAATTAATCAAGTATCGAGCAAGTGGCTCTAAATACTCGTAGTgactaaaaatagaataaaaatgagaattCCAATGAGAATCACCGGCTCATTAGACAGTGCCAGTTTAGTTAACTCATTTTTTACTTTCAAGTTCATAATAACTAGCAAATGTGCAATTTGTATTGCTTGATCAACTTGTAGTTTATCTTGACGTTTACATGAAGCACCAActacattaataataaaattcaaatttgagaaataCTGAAAAACTCATGAACAGAAACCACATATTTAGATGCAACAACTGATGCTAGCTCTAATTGGTAAGTAAAACAATGaccatatatattatgcatatgGGTTATCTTTAAGAAGCAATGCTTGCGATCCTTTCCATTCACCACGCATATTGCTAGCACCTTCATATCCTTGTTCACgaatattttgaatatcaaGATAATGATGAGAAAGAgctataaatatttcattctttagAGTCAATGCCAATACATCTTTAATATGTATAGGATAAAAAAAACCTTCTtatataaaaccataattttcaacaaatttcaagattATAGTCATTTGTTTCCTCTTAAACTCAACTCGTGCCTTATCAACAATAATGCAAAATTTagaattctcaatatattcacaaatcttatttcgcACAATCTTTGCAAGAACttttaaaatctctttttgaattttggATGAAATATACTTTGAAAATTTAGGAACAGtttccaaaataaattttacaactttATCATTATACGAAGCCAAGATTTTCATCATCTCAATAAAATTACctcgattttttttaataaggggTCTAATCATGACCTCTACAGGCACATCTTTGAAGTACAAGTCATCGAATAATATCAGTTGATGTTTTTACTTAATATGATTAATGCACAAAGTTTTGcatcattgatttttttccaaCTTCTAAATCTTATAATAGTAAATACATTTCATCCAGAATGTCAAGATGCTCTCTttgtaaaaagataacatcataaataatatgtaaaatcCTTTGATGGAAAATACTTAAGTTAAGATGTAGATTATATGAACCAATAAGCttgaaagtgatgatgatgcTTTTCTGAACCAGAAAATGGGTACTTCAAGAGACATATATGATATGGACCCATTTTCAAATAAGTCCTTATTACATCATGTTGATTGATTGGATAGAGTCCCAATTAGTTTAGTGTATGCTtcaaactattatatataatttcatattatatgatACATACAGTACGTTGGGCTCTTTATTAACATAGCAAGTTTGGTATTAAAACtttgaggaaagaaaaaagagtcgGGCAATTAAAAAGTACTCCGGCCAGGGTGAGAAAGTTTGTGCTATTATTCCACTGTAcgtacaaatattttaaaatcaatatttcctttatatatatccTGATAAAGGAATTAATTaagatgttatatatatatatatatatatatataccattcgTTCATAAGACAATAGATGTTGAATTATAGCAATTTAATCATTCTCCTAGCTAGGGCTCAACTTTTATGTTACATGGAACTCCTTTAATTTGAAGAGGTCAATAAATTATTTCACCCTTTTGTTAAAGCAATCTTGcatggtgtatatatatatattcaacatataaatattatatatgaactGATCATGAAATTTtacattgaatatatatataggtgtaagatcatttatatatagaccCTGTTTGATAGTGAaagtgttttatctcatctctttttatcattacatttttttcaaattttcatataaaatataataaataattcaactttttcaaatctaaaaataataataataaaaaataatattctaataatattttattcaacttttaacttatatctaaaactatcttatatcatctcatctgaccgaaattaaaataagaatcatctttaaAGATGACAACAAAACattacaataaaagaaaaaaaaaattaaattgatcattttgaggGAAACACAGTTGATTCTAGGGTTGAAATGGTGACCACCAAGTATGGTCACCACGACTTATACGTCCAAAATAACTTTCTTAATTGGAGTTATATGCACAATTCGGATATCCATATATAAAGTTATGGTCAAAATATTAACATGTATACAATATTTCCTAATCCTAGCAATTTCCacatttttcttctatttttgcgTTGATATGCCTTGTCGAGGATGTCCAATACCATCAACGTGGAATCTACTAACACAAAATCATCGTACTTGGATCTCTACTTGTATCaagaatatataattaaataagataaagtaTGGAGGTAACATTCTAACTTAAGACTTTTGATAgcatataaaattatctatattcgaaaaaaaaaaaattaaattttaaggttttttaatttaaaaatgatgtATGTAAATCGGTGCATAGGAAACAGAGtttcaatttgaaattcaaacttCTAGACTTATTCCACAAAGTATGCGCGATTGGTTCGACTCATCCATCTCCTAAATTGATTTGGCCCAATAATTATGGCCATCGGGTGGATGAATTTGACGTGATGGACTTGCTTGATTGTCCTGAGTCCTAGGCCTGCAATCCGATCCACCCAAACCGGATTTCGGTCCCGGGGTCGAAATCttcgttttgttttttttgggttaAGAAAATATGTTCCAAAACTGTATATATCAAGTAGTCCTCTTAAGTCTGGCTACTAAAATTACACCCTGACATGAACATATacctattaaaataaaataaaaaaagtaataatattcaTCAAGGATGATAAAAATTGAgataatgtatatattttttcaaaaattaaagttACCACTTGGCCATTAAACTGAGCAATTTGTTTATTACAACAATGTATTCAAATCACATCGAAAAGCGTCAGGTAACCTACaatggttgtttttttttttttttttttttttcaattttcatttaccAACATAATCAATGCTCAAAAATTACGTTACCTATTTCAGTCATGGCAAGCGTGAACTCAAACAATTAGGTAAATCGATTAATGATAGCAATTTCCTTACTAGTACTCTAGTGCTCAACAATTTACAGGCACGTACGTAATAATGCAAGCAAATTGGCATTACTGTATTGAGATTAGATATACTGttttaataattagttgatcGAGGAGTTCTTGATCATTGTTTAGATATAAGTCTTGAATCCTATGCATGtccacatattttatatttgtgtcattaagatttttttttttgacaaataatgtaatgcttttagaaaaaaaaaaatttcaacataaaaatttaacGATTAATCATAATTaagtagatgataaataattacacgctttcatttttttctcaagtAGATGAtaaacaatgctaatttaaaatttgaatattaaagaatcaatattaatacgcagattagtaAGCGCATTTGCTTGTACttagcaaaactcataaaaaatacatcatcCAGACACTTAAATATCATGAGCTGTATAAAAGATATGTTATCTATGTCATGAACTTACTAGGAAAGAGAATCCACAAAAACTATATTACTGACTTCCACCATATCAAGTGTGGACACATATTAACAAgatagttaattaattaaagctAGCAATTTCATTATCATTCTAGTATATACAAAAGTTTACGCCTCACAACACATGATGGAAACTAGCTCTAGCTTGAGGAATTTAGTTAGGATGGTTATTTAGATGTCAGTTTGATGAgccataaatttgaaaaaataaaaaaaaaaaaaacagagagagagagagagaagacggaTTAGAAATACAGGGGATCATGGGATGCACGAACGCTGGAGTCTTCATTTACAAAGCAAGTTTGGTATcggggaaaaaattaaaaaagtagggGTAATTAATTAAGGTAGGGTGGCAAATTAcatacaagagagagagagcatgcgTGCTGTATATCATGATTCCATTGTACAAATATTCTTTTAAGTAAGACTAATTCCTTTAtcctgaaaattgaaaaaggaatAAAGATGTTATAATGCCTCTCGTtcataagaaaatatattatatatgggaGATGAGAAAGATGAATACCGACTCCTACACGATCGGTGCTCAGCCTACACAAGATATATATctgaatcatattttatttcatctcaaacaCGTTACAcaaccaaaacaaacaaatcaatACACTAACATGGTCTTAGGAGCATTGACCTTATGCGAAATCATGACAAATGCAGAACTCTTACGGTTCGTTTATTAATCGGAAACAACCGCCCTATCGAGGCAAAGAAGCCATTTCCTTTAGATAAGATGATGATAGTTGCAAAAGAAAACCACGAACAAATTAATTATCAGTACCTTCGATCGATCAATATCCCTTTCACAAGTTTTGATTGAATTTATCGCAGAACTTATCGCAGGGGCCGGGGGGAGAATCCACTGCGTACCAAGTCTGAGTGGCACTCAGAGCAAGCGCGAGTAATGCGCCAAGAAAAGCAAGCACCGTCCAGGGGCTGCTGAAATGATTGTGCACAAATTCGCCCAACCATTTCCCCCATTTTTTGTTGTAGTATTCCTGAATCTGAGTCCTGACGTGCTTATATTCGTCGAGGTCAGGCACCAAGTCGGTGCCTATCTCATTGAAGAGCTTAGCCACTTCTTCGTCGCTGCCGAGGAAGTTGAAGAGAACGTGTGCTTTCCGCAGTTCCTTGACGTCGTTGGCTTGATCGATGAGTGAATCGAGGAAAGATACGTAAGAGCTGATGCCGAAGTCGTTATCGAAGTCCAGACACATTTCGTGGGCTATTAAGTTCAATAACTTCGGCCCCGTTGAGTCATCCACTATTAGCGGAGGAAGAGAGAGGACTCCCAGGAGGCGGTTCAGTTTTCTACTAAAAGATATGTTTCTCAAGGAATTAGCTTTACTTCGCTTCACATGGATTCCTGCTGCTTTAATCTCCTGCACGGTGCGACACGATTGCGAATCTGAGCTCCTCACCCTGGCTTCCTGGTTTGTCGGCAGATTTCCTTCtgtttttccattttcctttgcGTTGCCCAGAAGACTTGACCTCAGAAGGTCGAGAAGATGGGTCGGGTGCTTCCCAGATTCCGAATCCGGACTTTTGTCCATTAGTACCATGTGGTGGTTTCTTTTAATGAATTTTTCGACCGATTTCCTCAACGCGTCTTCCACAGGCTTAGGGCTCGAGCTCATCAACAACTCGAGGAGACGATAGGGAACTTGGTTCTCCAGCAAGAACAAATCCTGTTGACAAAAGGCTACACTGTCATTTTTTATACCAAAATCTTTGAACTTGTCATTAATAGCCAGGTCAATGTATTGAAGGATTGCGCAACCGTCGATGACCAATATCCAGGCGAGGTCAACATCGTTATACTTCTTCGTCACCTCCTCCTCGAAGCACTCCCTGAGTTCCTTAATTTTCCCATCAACAGCTTTGCATATTTCTTCAATAGTCTTGCCGCTACTATCGACAAATACTTTTGCCAGTTTACGCTTGAACGTCTCTGCAAGCTGGtacttttcatttccatgaTGGATAGGACCCAATGATACCACTCTTGGCTCATAGTACTTGACGAATTCTTTGTGATCTCGGAGCAAGAATATAACCTTCTGTATTTTTGGTGTTTTGGATATTCGGACTCCATTCTCCTCCTTAAACATTTTAATCCTTTCCTCTCTGCTTGAACCGCTCTGCTTCTGTGCCTCCTGATCAATGGGAATGACACGTTTGTCGTGGCCTTGGCTTGTTTCACCATCTTCTATTCTGATCACACCTCTCTTCAAAGGCATCTCCACTTTGGAAACAACAGGCTTCGATTCGGCCATTGCAAGTAGCAACGCAGTACTTCAATCTGATAA
This genomic interval from Carya illinoinensis cultivar Pawnee chromosome 10, C.illinoinensisPawnee_v1, whole genome shotgun sequence contains the following:
- the LOC122278730 gene encoding UPF0481 protein At3g47200-like translates to MAESKPVVSKVEMPLKRGVIRIEDGETSQGHDKRVIPIDQEAQKQSGSSREERIKMFKEENGVRISKTPKIQKVIFLLRDHKEFVKYYEPRVVSLGPIHHGNEKYQLAETFKRKLAKVFVDSSGKTIEEICKAVDGKIKELRECFEEEVTKKYNDVDLAWILVIDGCAILQYIDLAINDKFKDFGIKNDSVAFCQQDLFLLENQVPYRLLELLMSSSPKPVEDALRKSVEKFIKRNHHMVLMDKSPDSESGKHPTHLLDLLRSSLLGNAKENGKTEGNLPTNQEARVRSSDSQSCRTVQEIKAAGIHVKRSKANSLRNISFSRKLNRLLGVLSLPPLIVDDSTGPKLLNLIAHEMCLDFDNDFGISSYVSFLDSLIDQANDVKELRKAHVLFNFLGSDEEVAKLFNEIGTDLVPDLDEYKHVRTQIQEYYNKKWGKWLGEFVHNHFSSPWTVLAFLGALLALALSATQTWYAVDSPPGPCDKFCDKFNQNL